In Flavobacterium luteolum, the DNA window CAATGTAAGTATGGAATCTGATAATTATTCTCCCAAAGGTGCAATGGGAAAATCGGAGCAGATACTGATTTATCAGCTTAATTCAGGGCATAATACTCAAATCAGAAATATTGCCCAGATTATTCAGACCGTTCGACCAGATGTTATTTTGCTAAACGAATTTGATTATATTAAAGACCCTGAACTTGGTGTAAAGGCGTTTATAAAAAATTATTTGAACGTGAGCCAAGGTGGAGCAGCCGCTATTGATTATCCTTATTACTATTATACGACAGTGAATACGGGCCAGCCAAGTCCTTACGATTTGAACAATGATGGAAAGTTGGATAATTTTGGAAATGATGCATGGGCATTTGGCATGTATCCTGGACAATACGGGATGATGCTTTTATCTAAATATCCTATTGATGTTAAGGCGGTTCGTACTTTTCAGCATTTTAAATGGAAAGATATGCCAGGAGCATTGATTACCAAAAAAGCAGATGGATCGGATTGGTACAGTAAGAAAGCATGGAAGGAATTTCCATTATCTTCAAAATCTCACTGGGATGTTCCTGTAGAGATTGACAATAAAACAGTTCATGTTTTAGTCAGTCATCCAACTCCTCCAACTTTTGATGGTGTTGAAGATCGCAATGGGAAAAGAAATCATGATGAAATTCGATTCTGGAGAGATTATATTTCAGACAATTCTGCTTCGTATATTTATGATGATAAAGGAGTAAAAGGAGGTTTGCCTCCAGATTCTCGATTTGTCATCATGGGTGATCAAAACGCCTCACCAGTTGAAGGAGATGCTATGAGAGAAGGTATAAAATCCTTAATAGAAAGTCCGAAAATTAATAGCGACTTGACGCCTGCTAGTAAAGGTGGTGCTGAATTTAGTCCTAAAAATCCTTTTGGAGTTAATCATACAGCCTTTTGGAGAATGCGAGCTGATTATGTATTGCCATCCAGACTTGGTTTCAAAGTTGTTAATAGCGGTGTATTCTGGCCTGCAAAAGGTGAGGCAATGTCAGAATTGGTAGAAAAACGAGAATCAAGTTCAGATCATCGTTTGGTTTGGGTAAAAGTGGTCTTAGAATAAATAGCTTTTTCTTTCAACTTTTTCTAGATTAAATATAAAGCATAAAAAAAACCTTGGATTTCCAAGGTTTTTTGTTTTTCTATATCTCTTCAGATTGCTCTGCTCTTCATTGTCTCGTAAATGGAGGTAATAATTGGCTTGAAACTTCTCCAAATCCAATTCTTACTTCGTTGTTTTCGCAGAAACCGCGAATAATAACAGTATCATTATCTTCAATAAATTTACGTTCACTTCCGTCACTTAGTTTAAGCGGATTTTTTCCTCCCCAAGTTAATTCTAGCATAGAACCAAAACTATCAGGAGTTGGACCAGAAATAGTTCCAGAACCCATCATGTCTCCAGAATTCACGCGACATCCATTTGAAGTGTGATGCGTTAATTGCTGAGCCATAGACCAGTACATGTACTTGAAGTTAGATTTTGAAATTATCGTTTCTTCTTGATTTTCTGGTTGTAAAGAAACTTCTAAATGAATATCAAAAGCTTTTTTACCTTTTGTCTGCAAATACGGAAGCGGAGACGGATCTTGTTTTGGTCCCTTAGTTCTAAAAGGTTCCAAAGCATCCATAGTCACAATCCAAGGTGAAATTGAAGTAGCGAAGTTTTTTGCTAAGAATGGCCCAAGAGGCACATATTCCCATTTTTGCATATCGCGAGCACTCCAGTCATTTAGTAAAACCATTCCGAAAATATAATCTTCAGCTTCATAAGTTGAAATATTTTCGCCCATTACATTTACATCTGTAGTAATAAAAGCAGTTTCTAATTCAAAATCTACTAAACGAGATGCTCCAAAAACTGGTGTATCGTGTCCAGCAGGTAAAGTTTGTCCCATTGGTCTGTGAACTGGAATTCCAGAAGGAACAATTGTAGAACTTCTTCCGTGATATCCAACTGGAATGTGTAGCCAGTTTGGCAATAAAGCATTTTCTGGATCACGGAACATTTTTCCTACGTTTGTGGCATGTTCTCTACTTGAGTAAAAGTCAGTATAATCACCAATTAAAACTGGCAATTGCATTTCTACGTCTTCGATTTTAAATATAACAATATCGCGATGTTTTGTTGTATCTCTTAACTGCGGATTGGTCTCGTCGAAAATCTCAGCGATACGATTTCGAACCAAACGCCATGTTTTTTTTCCATCAGAAATAAAATCATTTAGCGTATCCTGCATAAACATATCATCGGTTAATTCTATTCCTTCAAAATAATTTAATTGCTGTAAAGCTCCTAAATCTATGGCATAATCGCCAATTCTTGTTCCTACAGTAACGACATTTTCTTTGGTAAGAAATACACCGAAAGGAATATTCTGAATAGGGAAGTCGCTATTTTGTGGCACTTCTAACCATGATTTTCTATTGGTATCGTTGGCGGTTATTGGCATGTTTAATGTTAATTGTTTGTTGAAAAATTACATGTCAAATATATCATAATCTAGCTGTTTGACAAACGTTTTTTTGTATTTTTGCGTGAAATTAACGAAAAACAAAAAAATGCAACGCGACGAACAAATTTTTGATCTTATCCAAGAGGAGAAAGAAAGACAAATTCACGGACTAGAGCTTATTGCTTCTGAGAATTTTGTAAGTGATGAAGTAATGGCAGCAGCAGGGTCTGTTTTAACTAATAAATATGCTGAGGGTTATCCTGGCAAAAGATACTACGGCGGTTGCGAAGTAGTG includes these proteins:
- the fahA gene encoding fumarylacetoacetase, whose translation is MPITANDTNRKSWLEVPQNSDFPIQNIPFGVFLTKENVVTVGTRIGDYAIDLGALQQLNYFEGIELTDDMFMQDTLNDFISDGKKTWRLVRNRIAEIFDETNPQLRDTTKHRDIVIFKIEDVEMQLPVLIGDYTDFYSSREHATNVGKMFRDPENALLPNWLHIPVGYHGRSSTIVPSGIPVHRPMGQTLPAGHDTPVFGASRLVDFELETAFITTDVNVMGENISTYEAEDYIFGMVLLNDWSARDMQKWEYVPLGPFLAKNFATSISPWIVTMDALEPFRTKGPKQDPSPLPYLQTKGKKAFDIHLEVSLQPENQEETIISKSNFKYMYWSMAQQLTHHTSNGCRVNSGDMMGSGTISGPTPDSFGSMLELTWGGKNPLKLSDGSERKFIEDNDTVIIRGFCENNEVRIGFGEVSSQLLPPFTRQ
- a CDS encoding endonuclease/exonuclease/phosphatase family protein, coding for MKKIFFILSVLSSGALFSQSDSQGKNELTFATYNVSMESDNYSPKGAMGKSEQILIYQLNSGHNTQIRNIAQIIQTVRPDVILLNEFDYIKDPELGVKAFIKNYLNVSQGGAAAIDYPYYYYTTVNTGQPSPYDLNNDGKLDNFGNDAWAFGMYPGQYGMMLLSKYPIDVKAVRTFQHFKWKDMPGALITKKADGSDWYSKKAWKEFPLSSKSHWDVPVEIDNKTVHVLVSHPTPPTFDGVEDRNGKRNHDEIRFWRDYISDNSASYIYDDKGVKGGLPPDSRFVIMGDQNASPVEGDAMREGIKSLIESPKINSDLTPASKGGAEFSPKNPFGVNHTAFWRMRADYVLPSRLGFKVVNSGVFWPAKGEAMSELVEKRESSSDHRLVWVKVVLE